TTCGATGCGCTGCTGCGGCAGGAATACGGCATCGAGCCAGGCGCGCGCCGTGGCGAGAAGTGGAAGGGCAACCGCACGCTGATGTCCTATGACGGCCTCTTCAAGGTCGAGGTGCAGGTGCAGGACCGCATCGATTTCGGCCCCGAACTGCAGGTCGCGAAGGAGCTGATCGACGACTGCCTGCTGGAATGGACGGAAGGCGCGCGCGAGGAACTGCGCGCCGTGATCACCCGCGCTTTCCAGACCGACAAGACCGGCCAGGTCAACCGGGCGAACATCTTCATGCTGTTGCGCCTGGAAATCGCCGATGAGCGGTGGCGCAGCGCGATGGAGGCAATCCGCGATGCAATGCGTGTGGTCGGCACGAAGACGTATTTCCGCGGCTACCGGCGCGCGACCCCCGACGGGGCCTGGCAGCCGGTGCCCCTGGATGTGGCGAAGCTTTGAGGGAGGCACCCATGATCATCGAACATTTCTCCGGAACCGACCTGATGTTCGGCCTTGGCCGGACCGAGGGGGCAATCGAACTCTATCTCGGCCGCCGCATCCTGCGCTTCGGCCCGCCGCTCGGCACAGAGGAGCCGGGCCCGGCCGAGGACGGTCTGCGCCCGGTCCTGTCCGGCCTCGACATGGCCGCGCTGCGCAAGGGGGGGCTTTGAGGTGTTGACGCTCGATACCCGGGTTCTGGTCACTGTGCTCGTTCTTGGTCTTCTGATCGATGGACTTGCGATCTATGGCGGGGTCTGCCTCTGGCGCCTTGTGCGCGCCCCGGCCCCTTGTGCCCAGGCGATCGTGCCATGACGAACCCCGCCCTGACCAAGCTGATCCATGTCGGCGCGCGAGAGCTTGGCCTCGACGCCGACACCCGCCACGATTTGCAGTTGCAGGCCACCGGCAAGGCCAGCCTGTCGGACATGACAGAGGCCGAGCAGCACAAGGTGCTGGAGGTTCTGCGGGGCCTCGGCTTCGTGCCGCGGCCGGGCAAGGCGGCGCGGCCGATGGCGCCGCGCTCCGATCTGCGGCTGGTGCATGTGCTGTGGAGCAAGCTTTCGCGCGCCGGAAAGACCCGCGTGAAAGGCCGGAAGGGGCTGAACGCCTTCATCCGGGCGCGCTTCGAGGACGCCTGGGGCAGCGTGCCGCTGGATGTGGACGCGCTGCGCGATGCGCAGAAGATCAACGCGGTGATCCGTGCGCTGAAGGACTGGTGCGCGCGCGAGGGCATCGTGCTGGACGGGGAGGCGCGGCCGAGATGAGCGTCTGCCTGGAAAGCATGTACACCGGGGGGCAGCTCGCCGCGGCCCTGTCCTGCGACCCGGAAGAATTCGCGTATTTCCTTGTCGGCCTGAGCGAGGATGTGGGCCCGACCTTTGTCGCAAACGTCGCCGAATATTTCCCCTTCGGGGCCGATGCGGAAGGCGTGGCCCGGCTGCTGCGCGCGTTGGCAGACGAGATAGAGCGATGAAGAAGCCGCCCTTCGAGGTCTCCGACCATGCCGTGCTGCGCTATCTCGAACGCGCCATGGGCGTGGATGTGGAGGGCACGCGGCGCAGGATCGGCCGCGCCGTCGCCGTGGCCGAGGGGCATGAGGGCATCACCGGCGTGCTGGTCGGCGGGATGCGGTTCCGGCTGCGCGGGAAGATCGTGGTGACGGTCGAGCCCACCCAATGGCCCCGCCAGCGCCACGGCCAGAAAAAGGGCTGAGGCGATGCCCGCCCCCCCCGATACCTGGATCGATGAGCTTGAGCACGATCTCGGGCAGGCCGCGGCCCTGCGGCTTCTGGCCTCGGCCGGGGGGCAGCGGCGCAACATCCCGAAACGTCCGGACCGCTCCCGGCTCGGCGATGAACTGGGGCTCGACGTGGTGCGATGGCTGTCGGCCCGGTTCGGCGGCACGGCGGTCGATATCCCCAGCGTGCACGGCCGCGAACGTCAGGACCGGTCCTCGCGGCTGCGCGCGGCCATTCTCGATGCCGGATTGACCGAACCGACCAGATCGGCAAATGATATCGCTGCGGAATTCGGCGTGACGGCGGCCTATGTGCACAAGCTGCGCAGCCAGATGCGCCGCGATGCGGCCGCCGATGCCCAGATGCCTCTGCCCCTGTTCGGCCGGGACTGACCCCCGAAACACCATCCCCCCGCCTATTCGCGTGCCGGTGTGGCACCTCTGATCCCGTCCATGGTCATCCGGAGGTTGCGACCCGTGCGTCCGATCCGCGAAATCGTCATTCACTGCTCGGCCACCCCGCCCGACTGGAAGTCCGGCGACAGCCTGTTCGAGAAGCGCGCCGAGATCCGGCGCTGGCATGTGCAGGGCAACGGCTGGTCCGATATCGGATACCACTATCTCATCGACCGCGACGGGCATTGCGCCATGGGCCGGCCGCTGGCACGGATCGGCGCGCATGTGCGCGGCCACAATACCGGCACGATCGGGCTTTGCCTGATCGGCGGTCACGGCGCGTCGGCCGACGATGCGTTCGAGGATCACTTCACCCCGGCGCAGGACCGTGCCCTGCGCGCCCTGATTGCCGAGTTGCAGGCGCGCTTCGGCCACCTGGAGGTGACCGGGCACAATCTCTACGCGCCCAAGGCCTGCCCGGGTTTCCGCGTCGGACCCTGGCTGCGGCAAGGGACGCCGTCGCGGCCGCCTTTCATCGGCCTTCTATCCAGACTTTTACGGAGCTTGAAACCATGATCGACACCCTGTTTCTGGCCGCGCGCATCGCAGCCTACGCCCTTGGCGGGGCGCTCGCCCATGCCGGCTATATCCAGTTCGACCCCGCGACCGGGGAATTCGTGGGGCAGATCGCGCCGCTCGGCCAGCTCGTGGGCGGCGCGGCCGTCACTGTCGGCACCTTCGGCGCGTCGCGCGTTGCCAAGCGCTTCGGCTGGGCGACCTGAGATGCCGCCGGAGGTTGCGGAAATCGTCGTCTGGGTGTCCGGCGGATCGTCTGCCCTCGCGCTCGGCACGACGGTCTGGAACCTGCTGATGAGCGGGTCGCGGGCCAACGGCCGCCGGATCGACGCGGTCGAGAGCGCCGCGGCCGAGCGCCACAGCCAGATCGAGGAGCGGTTCCGGCAGGGGTCCAGGCGCATGGACGACCTGACGCGCCGCACCGACGCACTGGAAGGCACCGTGCGCCAACTGCCGGGCAAGGACGACATCCACGCGGTGCAATTGGAAATGGCCAAGATCAGCGGCGCCCTGGGCGAGATGCGCGCCGTGATGGATGGATCGAACAAGATCATGGCGCGGCTTGAGGCCATCGTGTCGCGCCACGAGGATCATCTGCTCGACGGGAGCAAGCGATGAGCGATTATTCCGACACGGTACGCCGCCACCGGCGACTGGCGATCCTGCGCCACCTGGAGGCCTGTTCTGGGTATGCCTCGAACGCCTCGATCCTGGGCGATGTTCTGGCAGGCCTCGGCTTGCGGTCCACGCGCAGCCAGGTGATCACCGAACTGACCTGGCTGGCCGAGAACGGGTTCCTGACGCTCGATGGCCACCACGACGATTTCGTGATCGCCACCGCGACACAGGACGGCGTGGAAATCGCGCGCGGCGTGACCCACCACCCCGAGATCCAGCGCCCCCGGCCGCGGGGCTGACGCGCATGCCGCCGCCCCGCAAGGTCGATCTGCTGCCCGAAGAGCTGCGCCGCTGGCTGCAGGACGCCCTGCGTGCGCGCGGCTTTTCCGATTACG
The genomic region above belongs to Rhodovulum sp. P5 and contains:
- a CDS encoding DUF2730 family protein gives rise to the protein MPPEVAEIVVWVSGGSSALALGTTVWNLLMSGSRANGRRIDAVESAAAERHSQIEERFRQGSRRMDDLTRRTDALEGTVRQLPGKDDIHAVQLEMAKISGALGEMRAVMDGSNKIMARLEAIVSRHEDHLLDGSKR
- a CDS encoding N-acetylmuramoyl-L-alanine amidase, with the protein product MRPIREIVIHCSATPPDWKSGDSLFEKRAEIRRWHVQGNGWSDIGYHYLIDRDGHCAMGRPLARIGAHVRGHNTGTIGLCLIGGHGASADDAFEDHFTPAQDRALRALIAELQARFGHLEVTGHNLYAPKACPGFRVGPWLRQGTPSRPPFIGLLSRLLRSLKP
- a CDS encoding gp16 family protein; amino-acid sequence: MTNPALTKLIHVGARELGLDADTRHDLQLQATGKASLSDMTEAEQHKVLEVLRGLGFVPRPGKAARPMAPRSDLRLVHVLWSKLSRAGKTRVKGRKGLNAFIRARFEDAWGSVPLDVDALRDAQKINAVIRALKDWCAREGIVLDGEARPR
- a CDS encoding DUF3164 family protein, yielding MTAFDPHPIPDGKVVIHDDVYMRDAKGALVPVSAIRPEDQLQDEVVRRIMGYAISLSDQIARFKEHTFDDIGDFDALLRQEYGIEPGARRGEKWKGNRTLMSYDGLFKVEVQVQDRIDFGPELQVAKELIDDCLLEWTEGAREELRAVITRAFQTDKTGQVNRANIFMLLRLEIADERWRSAMEAIRDAMRVVGTKTYFRGYRRATPDGAWQPVPLDVAKL